The Sorex araneus isolate mSorAra2 chromosome X, mSorAra2.pri, whole genome shotgun sequence DNA segment ACAtatcacactcacacatacacccacactcacacccccacgTGTCCCCTCACACACAGGCACTGTCATGCCACACACACTGATGGCTGTCCTGGCCGTCTTGTTCTTCCCCAGAAGGATCCCCTGTTCTGCGTTCTGCTCTGTGGGGAGGAATCGGGCATGGCTGGGCAGTGTCTCCGTTTGCAGTCTGCCAGTCCACGGCTGACGGTAAGAAGACGCTGGGGAAACGTGTTCCTCTAAGCCGGGACGCCAGAGTAGAAGGAGCCTGGTGCGAGGGGCGCCGAGTGATGCTGGGGTCTAGGAAGTCGCGGACTCATTTCTCCCGGGGGTCCACTTCCTCAGGCAGCTGCGGTCACAGCCTTCGTGCACGGGGGCAGCTGCAGGTGACGCCCGAGTGCCACATCCAAGCGTCTGCTGTCCCTGCTTGCTCCGGGCCCGTGCCCCGCGGCTCTTACCAGACACACACTCTGGTGCGTGCCCTGTGGCGTGCCGTGTCCCCAGGAGAACGAAGTGGCCTAGCGCCTTTTCCAGAGGACGgctgtttccccccccccccttttggtttttggaccctcccgggcttcctcctggctctgcactcagggaccactcttggcagtgctctgagaccctacgggatgcctgggagtgaacccaggtgggccgcgtgccgGTGAGCTACCTCCCGGCCGGACCCTGTCTCCCCTCTAAGGAAGGGGACTGAGCGTGGCTCTCAGCTGCCTGCCAGTCAACTTTTCCCAAGGACCGGGCCTTTGCGGCCACATGTGTCCACTGGGACCTGGGCAGTGCACAGCCTGGAGGAGGCGCCGTTCTGGTCCCGAGCTGGGGCGCTCCCGGCCGACAGGAGAGCCCTGGGCGCCTCCCGCCTCGTCTCTGCTGGGACGTACCGCAGGATGGACGGTGCACTGGGCTGTCCTGCCCACTGGCGCGGGGCCGCAGAGGGAGGGCGCTGCACTGGGCAGCGTGGCAGGAAGCCGCAGGAGAGCGGGGCTGGACGGCTGGAGACAAGCCGCCTCTCCGGGGTACTCGCCGGTCCACTAGTGCCTGGATCACTGAGCACCGATCACTCACTTTTCTGCCTAAAGGAGAAATGAATGACTgagcgtcccccccacccccacacagacTCCTGGAAACGACCCTTTCTGCTTTATTCGGGGACCGGAgcctgcaggactcagggctgactcctggcagtgctcaggggacgctatgccatgtggggatcaagcccgggtagGCCACGCCCCAGACAAGCCCCAGAACCTCTGCACTAGCTGTCTGGCCTCCAATTCTCCCCATTCTTTTCCCTCCCATTGGTTTtcatttaggccacacctggcagtgctcagggcttactccgggcagGATCGGggcaccctctggggtgccagggatcaaatctgggtctgccgcatACGAGACAAGCTCTGCTCAGTACACTGTCCCTGGCCTCCAACTGTCCCCGtcagaagcaaacaaacaggaCATGTCCCAACTGTGCCCCGCGGcttccacccccgccccactgTGCTACAGTCCTACCCTGTGGTGGTAGGTGCCATGCAGAACAGGGACAGTGAGCTACAGCAGGACAGGGTGTACCATGCACATGGGGACAGTGAGCTACAGCAGGATGGTGTGTATAACGCATGTGGGGACAGTGAGCTATAGCAGGACAGTGTGTACCACACACGCGGGGACAGTGAGCTACAGCAGACTGTCCGCCTCCCCGGGGTACTCGTGTGTACCATGCATGCGGGCACAGTGAGCTAGCAAAACCCTGGCGAGGCCGGGGTGCAGGGAGGATGGCCGAGTGCCGGGCAGAGGCTCCAGGAACCAGCGCGGGCACTGCCGTACCTTGATGAATTCCTCCCGGGAGCTGAAGCTGGACACCAAGTAGTTCTGCCTGGTGCTGGTGTTGGTGATGGACACGTGCAGGCCGCGGTGGGCCAGCTGGTGGGCGTTGGTGGGGAGGATGTTCTCCATCCCACACCTGCAGGGCAAAAACGGGGCCGCCTGAGCCCCCCGCCATGCCCGCAGGCCCTAGGCAGCGCGGCCCCGCCAGGGCCTTGGCAGGAAGTGGTCtgggagggctggggcgggggcagggggtctgTGGGGTCCACAGACCTGAGTCGGGCCATGAAGTCGCAGCCGGGCGTCACGGCCCCAAAGGACTGCCTGCGGATTTCTTCGGCAAACGTGTAGGTGAACGCTTTACATTCCTGAGACAGTGAGAGCAAGTGCCCGCTGGGCGGGGATGTCCAGACGGATGCGTCGGACTCTGACGCAGAGTCAGAGTGTTGTTAAGTCATTGGCAGATGTAATGGGGCCCCCCACGGACGCACGTCTAGAAGCCGAAAACAGATTTTCAAAAGCAGATGACATGCAGGGAAATGCTTATGAAGCCTCATTTTTAGTATGGCCGGGGCCGCTGCTTGGCCCCCAGGGCGGCTGCTCATGGGGAGGATGAGAATCAAATCACATCCCCGTGCCCTTCCCCACCTCA contains these protein-coding regions:
- the LOC101549703 gene encoding patatin-like phospholipase domain-containing protein 4, producing the protein MKHINLSFAACGFLGIYHLGAASALCKHGRKLLKDVKAFAGASAGSLVAMVLLMAPQKLEECKAFTYTFAEEIRRQSFGAVTPGCDFMARLRCGMENILPTNAHQLAHRGLHVSITNTSTRQNYLVSSFSSREEFIKAEK